One Ranitomeya variabilis isolate aRanVar5 chromosome 4, aRanVar5.hap1, whole genome shotgun sequence genomic window, tactgcgcggctgggctgtcgctcctgcaatgcctggatagctttatctttgaattgcgcaaaagtcaagtctggattttgcatggccaggaagtgcaattggccccgctggtgactgcacaggagcccctcaatgaaccgctccttcaggagtttatcctcatcctgcatgctgccagggtcactctgcttaatggcccgcatcgcctcctggagattaagggcatagtcccgtaagctatcctgcggtctctgtttgcatccatagaaagtcagtttaatttctgtagcagtgcgagtatcgaaggtggctttaagctttgcaaaaatctgctgtgcagttcccttatcctcagcgggccaggacttcaattctctcagagccgccccaaagagttggccagttatcatatgaaccttctgcggctctgtcaggggatagaactcgagcaggctgcagagcccttccttaaagtcagtgaatgtatgcgactccccagagtatcgtgggagccaggccgctccgggcaggtacggcatagagaagggcattatggcttttgtgttagcggcagcgtccgactggctgaggggaacagcgggttctgcggcaaccggtggtggtattagggccgcggcttcgcccgctgcggggaccggagctgcccctgcgtccgcggctgcggccgccacctcctctcctcccgactcggacatggctgtcccttcctcccactaacctgctggaggtcggagttcctcttccgggattggcgccttactgcgctttccgttccgcgcttcttttggctggttccgcccacgaagctaaggctcctccctccgtgtgcggcaatggcgaattttggcggtaaatggcaatacacagtccaatcacaataaatcacagttccaaggcacacatgacctgattcttcaggcttaagtagatcctgttcgtgacgccaaagtagaGCGCCCTCACACCACCgccgggccgaggggtacccggtaccgggcctctgagtctctgctctgggggttgtcacggtgactagacccggtccgtggccctgccggtgattggggaacgtccggtgcaatgagtgatgataatggtgcagttgtggggtgcaggtcgcggtaaataacgaggacaccaggttgcagtctctttacctctttactgaaggttttagagtcctcagtccagagtgctgttaccagggctgtcagagaccggccggtccaaaggcacatcaggagttctctttacaggtgggaatcagtgtctaccttctagcgctgggtgttgtagttcttccctgctgagctcccgggatagtcctcacaactggttctgtctatctctgatgttcgttctctccgtcctccaggtgatatggtaggacgcacccgtatgacggggtaggcctggagttcttccgggaccctagagtcgcccctctcccacagctgcctccgttgtctacttaggtgttaagtgagacagccaacctgtaattggctgtcctgccgtggtttgcagtgtacttaaagtctcttacttgctcggcgttccggccaccgactgtttgcgcctcagaaggatgttgcctcggtctaacagcacgactccttctggtcccaattcctctttactgtattcccgttgtgcactggttagttctgctccgaggagtctgccaggatcccatccctgacaggtcctctcactagctcttcccagctacttctccctgtcttcctgtccaacccccagttttaccagagtgtgaggagtggcctactagataggaccaccccccctggtggccggagtgtgaagtgtagtgaggtgttacctggtcagagaaactcctttagtgcaatcagacgtaccatagctccccatagtggcggagccacagtactgcaacgaccaggactctggggcgctgcacatacatctatcaatagatatatctatccagatatatctatagatagatatatgaatagatagatgtatgcacctatagatctatctatatgtagatctgcctatccatttcatctatcatctatctgtttatctgtgtgtgtaatggagtgtgggttggacaaatgtaaaagaggaggttggacaataatgacatcacaaatcttatttttgttgttcaataatacatcgttattcagctttcaaaaatgcaccaaaacacataaaaaccgcgcaaaaactgcaccaaaagcgaattaaaaaatgcatcaaaacagcgcaaaaaaacgcaccaaaaactgcataaaaaactcatcaaaactgcaccaaaaaaagtaTCAAAATCGCACCAAAgactgcataaaaaccgcaccaaaaactgcatcaaaaccgcgcaaaaaccgcaccaaaatctgcataaaaaatgcatcaaaactgcaccaaaaactgcatgaaaaacgcacaaaaaccgcaccaagaactgcatcaaaaccgcaccaagaactgcatcaaaaccgcaccaaaaactgcatcaaaaccgcaccaaaactgcaaaactacaccaggttttgatgcagtttttggtgctgttttgatgcagtttttggtgtagttttgatgctgtttttggtgcgttttttgcgcggattagatgcagtttttggaaataaataaataaacggaatgtgcatgatttgaatggaaacatacatgaaaaaatggattcagaggccggattcatcatttcacatctcagattcatacgttttttgccggatccatcgctgtgggttttttcgccggacagaaaaaccgtttctctgtatgtgttttccgtctggcggaaacagctttttttgacgaatccggcaaaaaacggatgaaacgtgtggccatcaggcgcaatccggcgctaatacaactctatgagaaaaaaacggatccggcagaaaaaaaggatccgttttttttcaaaactcgccggattgtgcctgattgcaaaaacctgatgtgtgaaagcagccagatatatggatagataccgtatatactcgagtataagccgacccgagtataagccgacccccctaattttgccacaaaaaactgggaaaacttatttactcaagtataagcctagggtggaaaatgcagcagctaccggtgaatttcaaaaataaaaatagatgctccataccgttcattattgccccatagatgctccatataaagctgtgccacatataatgctccataccgttcattatggccccatagatgctccatataaaactgtgccatatataatgctctgcaccgtttattatggcccgatagatgctccacataaagctgtgccacatataatgctctgcaccattcattatggccccatagatgctccatataaagctgtgccatatataatgctctgcaccgttcattatggtcccatagatgctccacatcaagttgtgccatatataatgctctgcaccgttgattattgccccatagatgctccatataaatctgtgcaatatataatgctgctgcaataaaaaaaaaatgacatactcacctctcttgatgcccgcagctcctcagcgtcccgtctcggcgtctctccatccgcattgactgttcaggcagagggcggcgcgcagattagtacgtcattgcgcactctgacctgaacagtcagagcaagaggacgggaagacggagcggcgcccggtgtgtggaacgtggacaggtagctATGACATacatacctgctcccggcgtccctggctccttatcccggacagctggtctccgggtgccacagccttttcctctgtcagcggtcaccgttaccgctgtttagaggaatgaatatgcggctccacccctatgggagtggagtccatattcataactttaatgagcggtcccacgtgaccgctgaacaggggacgagctgcggcaccgaagaccgtgggacgggcagggggagcgccaggagcgccgggactaggtgagtatgcgacagtcctctctccccctcacccgccgaccccaccgccgatcatgactcgatttGAGGAAAAATttgagctgaaaatctcggcttatactcgagtatatacggtacatctatgtatctatagatatataatagaaaggccgatgtttctaatgcTACTATCACACTtgagtttttagcaatccgtcgcaatcagtctttttgggaaaaaaaggatcctgcaaatgtggtcgcaggatgcgttttttacccatagacttgtattagtgaaggatcgcgacggatggccacacgtcatgtccgtcgtgcaacggatctgtcgtgttttggcggaccgttggcacgaaaaaacgttcaagtgaacgtttttttgtccgtcgcgtccgccattttctaccgcgcattcacggccaaaactccaccccctcctccccggacttcagaatgggcagcggatgcgttgaaaaactgcatccgctgcccacgtcgtgcacaaatttcacaacgtgcgtcggtacgtccgacggaagtgtgaaagaggccttaatgagcgtttaattcaataaaaaacggcgtgggctcccgtgcaattttttgcaccagagggggaaagccgactaccgggggccaatatttgtagcctgctatgaatatcagcccgcagctgtctgcgtagcctttactggctattcaattagggggaccccccaaaaaaatgacgtggggtccccctatattttatagccagaaaggctacgcagactgctgcgggatgatattcatagcctagagaggggccatggatattggtccccccggctacaaataccagtccgcagtcgccccagaaatggcgcatctgtaagatgcgccaattccggcacttagcccctctcttcccactcccgtgtagcggtgggatatggggtaataaggggttaatgtcaccttgctattgtaaagtgacattaaaccgggttaataacggagaggcgtcaataagacgcctatacattattaatccaatactaataaagggttaataaaacacacacacattaggaaaaaagtattttaatattcttcatttaaccatacttaccatacttcagcgcctgcaaaaaagtaaaataataaaccgtatactatctGTCCgccgtccaattaataacgagtgtcccacgacgatctcccctatagaacagtgacatcgggtgatgtcactgctctataggaccctcagtgacacactgacaggagacaatggctcctgcagtgcatcactgagaggttaccttaggacaaagtttcactttatggcaattgctgcctgggaaaatttttcacacagcaatgccataagtgagactagggactattttctcacaggggcgtattaatacattgtgaggaatacattgtggaaggatactttccatcattgtattcctggagcccctggagagcggtcgcttcAGCTGatactcctgctctccacgggagatcgtggaGGGACActagttttaattggatttctgcggatcagggagtgtagtgtttgtttattattttaatattttttacagatgactctggcttcggggatcaaggtgacaagtgatggtgagtatgtaatctatgttatatgtactgtatgtctatatgtatgttatatgtatgtactgtatgtatgtactgtatgtggcatgccgcatgttgtcgcatgtcgtcacatgttgcatgtcgcatgtcattgcatgtcgcatgctgcatgtcatcgcatgtcgcatgctgcatatcatcgcatgttgtatgttgccacatgtcgctgcatgtcgcatgtcacatgttgcatgtagcatgttgtcgcatggtgcatgtcgcatggtgcatgtcgtcgcatgttgcacatcacatgttgcatgtagcatgttgtcgcatggtgcatgtcgcatggtgcatgtcgtcgcatggtgcatgtcgtcgcatgttgcatgtcgtcacatgttgtcacatgtcacatgtcatcgcattgtgcatgtcacatgttgcatgtcgtcgcatgttgcatgtcgtatgttgcatgtcatcgcatgttgcatgtcgtcgcatggtgcatgtcgcatggtgcatgtcacatgttgcatgtcgtcgcatgtcgcatgctgcatgacatcgcatgttgcatggtgcatgtcatcgcatgttgtcgcatgtctccTGTCGACCccttgttgttgcatgtcgcatgttgtcacatgttgcatgatgtcacatgttacatgtcacatggtgtgtgttgtatgtatgtatgtactgtatatgtgtattttggtgttttttttacattcaacacattagccagatgataggactactactgtcccatcattggctaatgtgtcactcactgtcgctgtagcaggcagagcccgatgggacttgtagtcccatcggatgattcctgcacacagaaacacacagcaacggaaggtatttgcacaattcattaggggccccggggggatacattggggggttaattgaaagtagtggacaacccctttaaatctaatttgcataataatttggaatgtggTGTATACTAGCTACTATTCCTGTCATTAGACCCATGGTTGTGTTGGGAATTCCTGTCGTAAAACTGCTGCTAACCATTATGGTCATTAATATTATAGTTATTTTTTCTTAAATTCCATAGCTTTCAGTATCATGCAAAGGTGTGGACACAGACagatgaggggccctgtgcaagaatAATATATGGGATCTTTGCGGTCCAATATgtaatcataatgcacaattccacctgctttggacgtGGTAGTGGGCCCTCTTACCTCTGGAACCCCTATGAGGCTCCACAGGTTGCGCCAATTGTATGTCCGCCCTTGATCTAAAGTCTGGACTGGGACATAAACTTAGGCTACATAGAGAATTTAGAATTGTAACAATAAAGCTAGTTTCCTATGCATCTTCCATTTATAAAACATGTAATAATGCATAAATGTTAACAATTACGATAAATTCTACTCTAGACATCTTTAAAGCATAGATTCAGGAACATACATATTTTTCCAGCAGACCAGGAGTTAAAGAAATCATGCGGATTGTCTCCACTGCTGCTCAGGGAGACAGGACACATCCAGCCTGCTGGACTGTGAAGCAGAAAGAGCTTGCTTTAAGACTAAAGTGTCAACTTCAGTCCATCACAACCCCCCCTGTGGCTGCCAGGCTAATGGTTTCTCCCAGCAATATATAAGATCAGTGAACACCATCTCACCTCACAGCAAAGATAGTCAGGATCGAAGAGTTGGAGTGGATCAGATGCTCAAGCACTTCTTCACTGCTATGGATGTGTTCCGTACCTGAGGTGTGTCTTCTCCAGCCTCACTAAAATCGTTTCCACCTAAGATGCTTTCTTGGACATTTTCCTAAAAAGATTGCTGAAGTTGTATCCACTTTTCTGAGCTTCTAGACTGTCCGCACCATCTAAAATGAATGGGACTTTCTTTAACCAGACAGTCCTGGAACAAGGGGCTTATGACAACTCATCCCAGGGACTTGGATCTTTGATTGGATGTTGCAATGGGACCAGGGCTGTGATTACAAGTGATGGGGGCTCTCTTGTCCTAACTCCAGATGAGAGAAGCCTGTTCATCACCAGGGTGGTCCAGATAGCGGTCCTTTGTGTCCTATCCCTTACTGTCATATTTGGCATATTCTTTCTTGGCTGCAACTTGCTCATCAAATCTGAAAGTATGATAAACTTCTTAGTGAAGGACAGGAGACCATCAAAAGATGTGGGCGCAGTGATTCTGGGACTCTACTGAACGAGACAGTCAATCCTAAAACCCTTCTACAACACCATTGGGATCTATGCCGTAGACCCAATGGAAGCTAAGATGGACATTATTGCATGGAGTTTTGGGGGTCTGCATGGAGTGTGCCAAATGAAAACCCCACCGTGACTGAATGTGAAGAAATTACAAAGCTGCTATCCCTTTTTTTAATGGCTACCTGTCTGTCCCAGCAATGATCTTACGCTGCACTGCAGCAGTCCTTCTTAAGTAATGAACTGTCTTGTATTTTTATACCTGATGGGTTGTGGACAGCTTGTATACCCCTATATCTGTTTTTAATCTGGGGAAGGGGTGGGTTAATATTTTGCATGATGTGCAGCCCAAAATATCTTTCCCTACCTTCGAAATACTGGTATCCCGTTGCTCGCTCCTACTCATGTTGTAGACACGTTTTCAAGCatgtttccaaggctgcagtttctTCAAAGTGTCTTGCACTATATTTATTGAATACCAAGCATGATGAGGAATGCTCCTTCTTTTGTATCTTTAGTCGATGTCAATTCGATTGCAGTaaacgtttttttttctttttgtattttgaCGAAGATGAAAAATAAAACCTGGCATTTTTAAGGATTGTGCTTATTTCCTATGTAATCCCAAAGGATAGTCATTTCTTAAGGGGTTAATTCCGGATAGTAAAGGTTGCACTGAAAACAAATTACACGATCTTCCGATCTCTGCAAACTGTGATAAAACTACCATAACCCTGACAATATTACTCAGAAACCCCAATTAATAATTAGTCCTGCAGATAGTACAGCCGACAGATAATTAGTCTCCTGTCTGATATCGGGCACGTATAGAAGTGTCTCCCCCTCATCTCTATCACAATCTATCTAGGCACAAATTGGGCAATTTAATGGGCACATTTTTTGTTTCATCCGCATCAAAGACACATTTTCtgtagacaccattcctatattttTCACTGATGTGTTAGAaggagaagcaaaaaaaaaaaaaagtgtccaatTTAGTCTTGACAGA contains:
- the RPRML gene encoding reprimo-like protein, translated to MNGTFFNQTVLEQGAYDNSSQGLGSLIGCCNGTRAVITSDGGSLVLTPDERSLFITRVVQIAVLCVLSLTVIFGIFFLGCNLLIKSESMINFLVKDRRPSKDVGAVILGLY